Proteins from a genomic interval of Criblamydia sequanensis CRIB-18:
- a CDS encoding beta-ketoacyl-ACP synthase III has translation MNNQQATIKYISSFLPERILTNHELVETVATSDDWIQQRTGIKERRIAENSQASSDLGIAACKKLLHENNLAPSDIDLIIVATMSPDFIAPSTASIIQHGIGAVNAASLDVGAACAGYIYGLSTAKAYIEANLAKRVLFVAAEKMSSLVNYKDRATCILFGDGASAALIEKGGEGLAIGQIVLGSDGSQSHLIKIPAGGSREPATKETVLADKHFLSMEGPEVFKQAIRKMGSSLETCLSLAKVKLDDITYFIPHQANIRIIDALAKQFGLSDEKVWKTVDKHGNTSAASIGLALDDLLSIHPLERGDLIALTGIGSGLSFGSIILKKI, from the coding sequence GTGAATAATCAGCAAGCGACTATAAAATACATTAGTTCCTTCCTGCCTGAAAGAATCCTTACCAATCATGAGCTTGTAGAAACGGTTGCTACCTCAGATGATTGGATCCAGCAAAGGACAGGAATTAAAGAGAGGCGAATTGCCGAAAACAGCCAAGCGTCCTCTGATTTAGGGATTGCCGCCTGCAAAAAATTACTTCATGAAAATAACCTGGCTCCTTCAGACATTGACCTTATTATTGTTGCCACCATGTCTCCTGACTTCATCGCCCCAAGCACAGCTTCCATTATTCAACATGGAATAGGGGCGGTTAATGCGGCAAGCTTGGATGTCGGGGCGGCTTGCGCAGGCTATATTTATGGACTATCCACTGCTAAAGCCTATATTGAAGCAAATCTTGCAAAGAGAGTTCTTTTTGTCGCGGCAGAAAAAATGTCGAGCCTTGTAAATTATAAAGACCGAGCCACTTGCATTCTTTTTGGAGATGGCGCAAGCGCAGCTTTAATTGAAAAAGGGGGAGAGGGGCTGGCTATTGGTCAAATTGTTTTAGGATCTGATGGCAGTCAAAGCCACTTAATCAAAATTCCAGCCGGCGGCTCAAGGGAGCCTGCGACAAAAGAAACGGTTCTTGCCGATAAGCATTTTTTATCTATGGAAGGCCCGGAAGTTTTTAAACAAGCGATAAGAAAAATGGGCTCCTCTTTAGAGACTTGCTTAAGCCTGGCGAAAGTTAAGCTAGATGATATAACTTATTTCATCCCTCACCAAGCTAATATTCGAATTATCGATGCTCTTGCAAAACAGTTCGGGCTTTCTGATGAGAAAGTTTGGAAAACAGTAGATAAGCATGGAAACACTTCAGCTGCAAGTATTGGCCTTGCCTTAGATGATCTTTTGTCTATACACCCTTTAGAAAGGGGAGATCTTATCGCTTTGACAGGGATCGGCTCCGGTCTTTCATTCGGCTCAATCATCTTAAAAAAAATTTAA
- the recR gene encoding recombination mediator RecR: MSLKSSIYPDALLALMAELKKFPGVGNKTAERYAIDLLDWKKEELALFAKLLHTLKEEVKLCKRCGCLERNGSCPYCDSERINSGFLCVTASIRDVIAIESIGIFKGCYHVIGGLLSPLQGKGPDSLGINSLKSRLENEKIDELVIAFDPTIEGDATALFLKRELSSLVPTISRLALGLPMGSSLNYIDGGTLSQAFSRRNSF, encoded by the coding sequence TTGTCTCTTAAATCATCCATTTATCCGGACGCCTTATTGGCCCTAATGGCGGAATTAAAAAAATTTCCCGGCGTCGGAAACAAAACTGCCGAGCGTTATGCAATTGATCTTTTAGATTGGAAAAAAGAGGAACTCGCTCTCTTTGCAAAACTTTTGCATACCCTTAAAGAAGAGGTCAAACTTTGCAAACGCTGCGGCTGTCTTGAAAGAAACGGATCTTGCCCTTATTGCGATTCTGAGAGAATAAATTCCGGGTTTCTTTGTGTGACAGCTTCTATTCGAGATGTGATTGCCATCGAATCTATTGGTATTTTTAAAGGTTGCTATCATGTGATTGGCGGGCTTCTCTCCCCGCTTCAAGGCAAAGGCCCGGACTCGCTTGGGATTAACTCTTTAAAATCAAGACTTGAAAATGAAAAAATCGACGAACTTGTCATAGCCTTTGATCCCACAATTGAGGGGGATGCGACAGCCCTTTTTCTAAAAAGGGAACTTTCATCATTAGTTCCTACAATTTCTAGATTAGCTCTTGGACTTCCCATGGGAAGCAGTTTAAATTATATTGACGGAGGGACCCTTTCCCAGGCCTTT